One Gloeothece verrucosa PCC 7822 DNA window includes the following coding sequences:
- the rpsP gene encoding 30S ribosomal protein S16 yields the protein MIKLRLKRYGKKREVSYRIVATTSTSRRDGRPLEELGFYNPRTDETRLDVPAIVKRLQDGAQPTETVRSILRKAKVFEQVNA from the coding sequence ATGATCAAATTACGTCTGAAGCGTTATGGGAAAAAAAGAGAAGTGAGCTATAGAATTGTAGCCACTACAAGTACCAGTCGTCGGGATGGTCGTCCTTTAGAAGAATTGGGATTTTACAATCCTAGAACTGATGAAACTCGCTTAGATGTTCCTGCCATCGTCAAGCGTCTTCAAGATGGAGCGCAACCGACTGAGACTGTACGCAGCATTTTAAGAAAAGCGAAAGTGTTT
- a CDS encoding BolA family protein yields MVSLKQVETMIQAKLPDAQVFVKDLTGGGDHLEATVVSSEFEGKTKVIQHQMVYGAVASAMADESIHALALKTYTPETWQQAGQPV; encoded by the coding sequence ATGGTTAGCCTTAAACAGGTTGAAACAATGATTCAAGCCAAACTGCCTGATGCTCAAGTTTTTGTCAAAGATTTAACCGGCGGTGGAGATCATTTAGAAGCAACTGTTGTCTCCTCTGAGTTTGAAGGGAAAACAAAAGTCATACAGCATCAAATGGTTTATGGTGCTGTTGCTTCGGCTATGGCTGATGAGTCTATCCACGCCCTAGCTTTGAAAACCTATACCCCTGAAACTTGGCAACAAGCAGGACAACCGGTTTAA
- a CDS encoding GntR family transcriptional regulator, translating into MLQFQIQSDSEIPASKQLFDQIRFAIASRQYPPGHRLPSTRQLAMITGLHRNTISKVYQQLEEDGLVESLAGSGIYVKVQGHEGGFSSQSPILQQYPQASQLIRKSLDDLLSQGLTLSQVRELFLSEIDWRLRCGAQVWITVPTADLGAGKLMLKELEQSLAVPVQLVPLEELTQVLAQTKSGTVVTSRYFIGPAEAIATPYGIRVIPIDIYDYSKELEFVKKLPTDSRLGIVSLSDGILRVAEILIHSLRGEDLLVMSAQVSETEKLMSIVRTSQTIISDQDSYPIVQRAIESVRDDLIRLPEIICSKNYIGEKSINLLRRELGLGTEET; encoded by the coding sequence ATGCTTCAGTTTCAAATCCAGTCAGACAGCGAAATTCCCGCCTCTAAACAACTGTTTGACCAAATTCGCTTTGCCATCGCCTCTCGCCAATATCCGCCTGGACATCGCTTACCCAGTACCCGACAATTAGCGATGATTACGGGTTTACATCGCAACACCATCAGTAAAGTTTATCAGCAATTAGAAGAAGATGGTTTAGTAGAATCGTTGGCCGGTTCGGGTATTTATGTTAAAGTTCAAGGCCATGAAGGCGGTTTCTCCTCTCAGTCTCCTATCCTTCAACAATATCCCCAAGCTAGTCAGTTAATACGCAAAAGTCTAGATGATTTACTCTCACAGGGGTTAACCCTTTCCCAAGTGCGAGAATTATTTTTGAGTGAAATTGATTGGCGTTTACGCTGTGGGGCGCAAGTTTGGATAACGGTACCTACGGCAGATTTAGGGGCCGGAAAACTAATGCTCAAAGAACTCGAACAATCTTTAGCCGTTCCGGTTCAATTAGTGCCGCTAGAAGAGTTAACCCAAGTTCTAGCACAGACGAAATCAGGAACAGTGGTCACTAGCCGCTATTTTATCGGACCAGCCGAGGCCATTGCTACGCCTTATGGAATTCGAGTCATTCCCATTGATATTTATGACTACAGCAAGGAATTAGAATTTGTTAAAAAACTGCCTACTGATAGTCGTCTAGGGATAGTCAGTCTCAGTGACGGGATTTTAAGAGTGGCTGAAATCTTAATTCATAGTTTACGGGGAGAAGACTTATTAGTGATGAGCGCCCAAGTCAGTGAAACTGAAAAACTCATGTCGATCGTGCGTACCAGCCAAACCATTATCAGCGATCAAGATAGTTATCCCATTGTCCAAAGGGCCATCGAGTCAGTCAGAGATGACCTGATTCGGCTACCGGAAATTATTTGTAGTAAAAATTATATTGGAGAAAAATCCATAAATTTACTCCGTCGGGAACTTGGCTTAGGGACAGAAGAGACTTAA